A portion of the Pseudomonas synxantha BG33R genome contains these proteins:
- a CDS encoding 3-oxoacyl-ACP reductase: protein MSDNYLSFVNSPWGRRLAQAIGLPQPLPLQRYRSGQAGLANPVIIAGAGRLAASVLRNFSATDTVAATAATLKAPSTVKVQGAVFDASGVVDLQQLDELYLFFHANAKRLGQHGRVVVLGTAPEHCQGLPQAIAQRALEGLVRSLAKELRRAITVQLLYVAPGAEEALDSSLRFFLSRRSAYVSGQVVRLEKPVDGNTTVNWDKPFAGRRALVTGASRGIGLAIAQVLARDGAHVVCVDVPQAQQALQQAAASVGGSSLPLDITAADTAALLQAHANQYGGFDVVVHNAGITRDKTIAKMTEAAWRSVMAVNLQAPLQLSEALLDNQGINAGGRIICVSSISGIAGNLGQSNYATSKAGVIGLVQGLAPHAAARQVTVNAVAPGFIETQMTAKIPLMIREAGRRMNSLSQGGQPIDVAETIAWLAHPASGGVNGQVVRVCGQSLLGA, encoded by the coding sequence ATGAGTGACAACTACCTTTCATTCGTCAACTCCCCCTGGGGCCGTCGCCTGGCCCAGGCTATTGGCTTGCCGCAACCCTTGCCGCTGCAGCGTTATCGCAGCGGCCAGGCCGGGCTGGCCAACCCGGTGATCATCGCCGGGGCAGGGCGCCTGGCGGCGTCGGTGCTGCGTAACTTCAGCGCCACCGACACCGTCGCCGCCACGGCGGCAACCCTCAAGGCGCCGTCGACGGTCAAGGTGCAAGGCGCAGTGTTTGATGCCAGTGGCGTGGTCGATCTGCAACAGTTGGACGAGCTCTACCTGTTCTTCCACGCCAATGCCAAACGCCTCGGTCAACATGGCCGAGTGGTGGTGCTCGGCACCGCGCCGGAACACTGCCAGGGCTTGCCCCAAGCCATCGCCCAGCGCGCCCTCGAGGGTTTGGTGCGCTCGCTGGCCAAGGAGCTGCGTCGGGCGATCACCGTGCAATTGTTGTATGTGGCGCCGGGTGCCGAGGAGGCATTGGACAGTAGTTTGCGCTTCTTCCTCTCACGCCGCTCTGCCTATGTATCGGGGCAGGTGGTGCGCCTGGAAAAACCTGTGGATGGCAACACCACCGTCAATTGGGACAAACCCTTCGCCGGTCGCCGTGCCTTGGTCACCGGTGCTTCCCGAGGCATCGGCCTGGCCATCGCCCAGGTGCTGGCGCGTGACGGCGCCCATGTGGTGTGCGTGGACGTGCCCCAGGCCCAGCAAGCCTTGCAACAGGCCGCCGCCAGCGTCGGCGGGTCGTCGTTGCCCCTGGACATCACCGCCGCCGATACTGCCGCGCTGTTGCAAGCCCATGCCAACCAGTACGGTGGCTTTGATGTGGTGGTGCACAACGCCGGGATCACGCGTGACAAGACCATCGCCAAGATGACTGAAGCCGCCTGGCGCAGCGTGATGGCGGTCAACCTCCAGGCGCCGTTGCAGCTCAGTGAAGCCTTGCTCGACAACCAGGGCATCAACGCCGGTGGGCGCATCATCTGCGTGTCGTCGATCTCAGGGATTGCCGGCAACCTGGGGCAAAGCAACTACGCCACCTCCAAGGCGGGCGTGATTGGCCTGGTGCAAGGTCTGGCACCGCATGCGGCGGCCCGGCAGGTCACAGTGAATGCGGTGGCGCCCGGTTTTATCGAAACCCAGATGACCGCGAAGATCCCGTTGATGATCCGTGAGGCCGGGCGGCGCATGAATTCATTGTCTCAGGGCGGGCAGCCCATTGATGTGGCCGAGACCATCGCCTGGCTCGCTCATCCTGCGTCGGGCGGAGTGAATGGCCAGGTCGTGCGAGTGTGTGGCCAAAGCCTGTTGGGAGCCTGA
- a CDS encoding MaoC/PaaZ C-terminal domain-containing protein, whose protein sequence is MDYVTQIIDPPPSRTQLLLDGMRAMRKPKLDGAPLLPTACLVRSAVALSPAGIAAYARACGFRREQGVPMSYPHVLAFPLHLMLLTRPSFPYPASGMVHLANRIRQHQRLHEGQALRVEVYCERWVAHPKGQALSIATRAYGADVLVWESDSLYLRRDVDDPVGEPWSDPLPLQEDGLLRTQRWVLPADLGRRFAKVSGDFNPIHTSVIGARLFGFRRAIAHGMWTLGRALAAQQPPGGLEQAQAHCDFKLPIFLPGQVALWSHPVTGPRREFEVRNFAGDKPHMRGLFIWKENQ, encoded by the coding sequence ATGGACTATGTGACACAGATTATCGACCCGCCGCCGTCGCGCACGCAGCTGCTGCTCGACGGTATGCGCGCTATGCGCAAGCCCAAGCTCGACGGTGCGCCGCTGTTACCCACGGCGTGCCTGGTGCGCTCCGCGGTGGCGCTTTCCCCCGCGGGTATCGCCGCTTACGCACGGGCCTGTGGCTTTCGGCGTGAACAGGGCGTGCCAATGTCCTACCCTCATGTGTTGGCGTTCCCACTGCATTTGATGCTGCTGACCCGGCCAAGCTTCCCGTACCCGGCCAGCGGCATGGTGCACCTGGCCAATCGCATTCGCCAGCACCAACGCCTGCACGAGGGCCAGGCGTTGCGCGTGGAGGTGTACTGCGAGCGCTGGGTCGCGCATCCCAAGGGGCAGGCGCTGAGTATCGCCACCCGGGCCTACGGTGCTGACGTCCTGGTGTGGGAAAGCGACAGCCTGTACCTGCGTCGTGACGTCGACGACCCCGTGGGCGAACCCTGGAGTGACCCTTTGCCGCTGCAGGAAGACGGTTTGTTGCGTACCCAACGCTGGGTGTTGCCGGCTGACCTGGGGCGACGCTTTGCCAAGGTCTCGGGGGATTTCAATCCGATTCACACCTCGGTCATTGGCGCCAGGCTCTTTGGTTTTCGCCGTGCCATCGCCCATGGCATGTGGACGCTGGGCCGTGCATTGGCGGCGCAACAACCGCCCGGTGGCCTGGAGCAGGCGCAAGCGCATTGCGATTTCAAGTTGCCGATTTTCCTGCCTGGCCAGGTCGCCCTGTGGAGCCACCCGGTGACCGGCCCACGACGTGAGTTCGAAGTGCGCAATTTCGCCGGGGACAAACCCCATATGCGCGGGCTGTTTATTTGGAAAGAGAACCAGTGA
- a CDS encoding acetyl-CoA C-acetyltransferase gives MSDYSFNPAPTRRVAIIGGNRIPFARSNTVYAHDSNQDLLVAALQGLVDRYKLHGQRVGEFAAGAVIKHSRDFNLAREALLSTTLSPQTPAYDVQQACGTGLEAALLVANKIALGQIEVGIAGGADTTSDAPIGINESLRHTLLAANRAKGMGEKLKQLLNVRPSMLFKPLLPRNGEPRTGLSMGEHCEEMAKRWQIKRLAQDELTLTSHQRLDAAYNRGFFDDLISPHRGLARDNNLRADISLEKLAGLSPVFDRQNGTLTAGNCTSLTDGASVVLLASEEWATANGWPVLAYLRTGETAAVNFVDGTEGLLMAPAYAVPRMLQREGLSFADFDLFEIHEAFAAQVLCTLKAWEDPEYCRERLGLDAPLGTIERSKMNVNGGSLGCGHPFAATGGRQLAALAKAIHERGGGRGLISICAAGGLGITAIVEK, from the coding sequence ATGAGTGACTACAGCTTCAACCCGGCGCCAACTCGCCGCGTGGCGATTATCGGCGGCAATCGCATTCCGTTTGCTCGCTCCAACACGGTGTATGCCCATGACAGCAACCAGGATCTGCTGGTCGCCGCTCTCCAGGGCCTGGTCGACCGTTACAAGCTGCATGGCCAACGCGTGGGCGAATTTGCCGCTGGGGCAGTGATCAAGCATTCGCGGGATTTCAACCTGGCCCGTGAAGCGCTGTTGTCCACCACACTGTCGCCGCAAACCCCGGCCTATGATGTGCAGCAAGCCTGCGGCACCGGGCTTGAAGCTGCGCTGCTGGTGGCGAATAAAATCGCTCTGGGCCAGATCGAAGTCGGCATTGCCGGTGGCGCCGACACAACCTCCGACGCGCCTATCGGCATCAACGAATCCTTGCGCCATACCTTGCTTGCGGCCAATCGCGCCAAGGGCATGGGCGAGAAGCTCAAGCAACTCCTCAACGTACGCCCGTCGATGTTGTTCAAGCCGCTGCTGCCGCGCAATGGCGAGCCGCGTACGGGGCTGTCCATGGGCGAGCACTGCGAAGAAATGGCCAAGCGCTGGCAGATCAAGCGCCTGGCCCAGGACGAGTTGACCCTTACCAGCCACCAACGATTGGACGCGGCCTATAACCGCGGTTTTTTCGACGACCTGATCAGCCCCCATCGCGGCCTGGCCCGCGACAATAACCTGCGTGCCGATATCAGCCTGGAGAAACTGGCGGGCCTGTCGCCGGTATTCGATCGCCAGAACGGCACGCTCACTGCCGGCAACTGCACGTCCTTGACCGATGGCGCCTCGGTGGTGCTGCTTGCCAGCGAAGAATGGGCTACCGCCAATGGCTGGCCGGTGCTGGCTTACCTGCGCACGGGTGAGACGGCGGCGGTAAATTTTGTCGACGGCACCGAGGGCCTGCTGATGGCACCGGCCTACGCCGTGCCGCGCATGTTGCAACGGGAAGGCTTGAGTTTTGCCGACTTTGATTTATTCGAGATACACGAAGCGTTTGCCGCCCAGGTGCTGTGTACGCTCAAAGCGTGGGAAGACCCTGAATATTGCCGCGAGCGGCTCGGCCTTGATGCACCCCTGGGCACCATCGAGCGCAGCAAGATGAACGTCAACGGTGGCTCACTGGGCTGCGGCCATCCTTTCGCGGCCACTGGCGGTCGGCAATTGGCGGCGCTGGCCAAGGCGATCCATGAACGTGGTGGCGGTCGCGGCCTGATCTCGATCTGTGCGGCGGGTGGGCTGGGCATTACCGCCATCGTCGAAAAGTAA
- a CDS encoding AMP-binding protein: MNAISLEHTERIWLNTYLPGVPADIEAGIEAYPSLREVFLEHLEKFSERVAYVSIGTEMTYADWRVQGIAFAAWLQGQGVKKGDRVALMMPNCLQYPICLLGTILAGAVVVNVNPLYTAHELKHLLKDSGAETVVIFENFAHTLEKAMAGSSVKRVVLAAIGDLLGTFKGAAMNFILRRMQKQVPAFTLPGALRFNQVLKQGRGLHHLPVALDRDELAFLQYTGGTTGDAKGVMLSHRNIIANLLQAKAWVGDQLDQHKQETNVTLLPLYHIFSLTVNCLMFMCLGGRNILIANPRDVKRVQMILRKERFNGIAGVNTLFNGLLENKEFCSRDFSDLRLVIAGGMATHTAVAKRWKEVTGLPIIEGYGLTECSPVVSISPIDISRMREMEFTGSIGVPLPSTWVRFMREDGELADIGEQGELQVRGPQVMQGYWKRPKETAEVLDADGWLSTGDIGVMDARGYIRLVDRKKDMILVSGFNVYPNEIEDVVAMHPGVAEVAAIGVEDAVSGEKVKIIVVRKDPALTQEQILAHCREYLTGYKVPRYVEFRSTELPKTTVGKVLRRALR; this comes from the coding sequence ATGAACGCTATCAGCCTGGAACACACCGAACGTATCTGGTTGAACACTTACCTGCCCGGCGTTCCAGCCGATATCGAGGCCGGGATCGAGGCGTATCCGTCGCTGCGTGAAGTGTTCCTGGAGCATCTGGAAAAGTTCAGCGAGCGGGTGGCCTACGTCAGCATCGGCACCGAAATGACCTACGCCGACTGGCGGGTTCAGGGCATCGCCTTTGCCGCCTGGTTACAGGGCCAGGGCGTAAAGAAGGGCGACCGCGTGGCGCTGATGATGCCCAACTGCTTGCAATACCCGATCTGCCTGTTGGGCACGATCCTGGCCGGTGCCGTGGTGGTCAACGTCAACCCGTTGTACACCGCCCATGAACTCAAGCACCTGCTCAAGGACAGCGGCGCCGAAACCGTGGTGATCTTCGAGAACTTCGCCCACACCCTGGAAAAAGCCATGGCCGGCAGCAGCGTCAAGCGCGTGGTGCTAGCGGCTATCGGTGATTTGCTGGGGACCTTCAAGGGCGCTGCGATGAACTTTATCCTGCGCCGCATGCAGAAGCAGGTGCCAGCCTTCACGCTGCCCGGCGCGCTGCGCTTCAACCAGGTGCTCAAACAGGGCAGGGGGTTGCACCACTTGCCGGTTGCGTTGGATCGCGATGAACTGGCCTTCCTGCAGTATACCGGCGGCACTACCGGCGATGCCAAGGGCGTGATGCTCAGCCATCGCAATATCATTGCCAACCTGCTGCAAGCCAAGGCCTGGGTCGGCGACCAACTGGACCAGCACAAGCAGGAAACCAATGTGACTCTGCTGCCGCTTTACCACATCTTTTCGCTGACCGTGAATTGCCTGATGTTCATGTGCCTGGGCGGGCGCAATATCCTCATCGCCAACCCGCGGGACGTGAAGCGGGTGCAGATGATCCTGCGCAAAGAGCGCTTCAACGGGATTGCCGGGGTTAACACGCTGTTTAATGGCTTGCTGGAGAACAAGGAATTCTGCTCGCGGGATTTTTCCGACCTGCGCCTGGTGATCGCCGGCGGTATGGCCACCCACACCGCGGTGGCCAAGCGCTGGAAGGAGGTGACCGGGCTGCCGATCATCGAAGGCTACGGGCTGACCGAGTGTTCGCCGGTGGTGAGCATCAGCCCTATCGATATTTCGCGTATGCGCGAGATGGAATTCACCGGCAGCATCGGCGTGCCGTTGCCGTCGACCTGGGTGCGTTTCATGCGCGAAGACGGCGAGCTGGCTGACATCGGCGAGCAAGGCGAGCTGCAAGTACGTGGCCCGCAAGTGATGCAGGGCTACTGGAAGCGGCCCAAGGAAACCGCTGAGGTATTGGATGCCGACGGTTGGCTGTCCACGGGCGATATCGGGGTGATGGACGCGCGCGGATATATTCGCCTGGTGGACCGCAAGAAGGACATGATTCTGGTCTCGGGTTTCAATGTGTACCCCAATGAAATCGAGGATGTGGTGGCGATGCACCCGGGTGTCGCAGAAGTGGCGGCGATCGGTGTGGAAGATGCCGTGAGTGGGGAGAAGGTCAAGATCATCGTGGTGCGCAAGGATCCGGCCCTGACCCAGGAGCAGATTCTTGCGCATTGCCGGGAATACCTGACGGGGTACAAGGTGCCCCGGTATGTGGAATTTCGCAGTACCGAGCTGCCCAAGACGACTGTTGGCAAGGTACTGCGGCGCGCATTGCGCTGA
- a CDS encoding M10 family metallopeptidase C-terminal domain-containing protein encodes MSSIRVYCPPAKPLPVTTGTSKLPASNSPSSDPSNEVAKSLTRSNYKIKDRNGDGQITISYTLSEFSEAKKRAFRQALQSWEDVIKVKFVENGKNADTHLSVREVSGGGGSATLPNAYGAQRIDIGKNEGAGLHAAMVHEIGHTLGLEHPDLDLPQSSDVYSTMSYGFTMFRPYENSKNSFVADSSQTPMMHDIAGAHLRYKANDETRKGNTTYGFNSNTERDHYTLTSPNDLPFFCVWDNGGEDTLDFSGFKKNQRINLNAGTLSDVGGREGNVSIAKGVVIENAIGGSGHDVLIGNNVNNRMRGGAGGDTLTGGGGADTFVYNSVSDSSGENPDTLTDFTSGIDKIDLSTMLKDAGIQKPTFVDRHTGKKGELTLDYDESIKRYRLTMNVTGDPYSMLVILSEKPIKPEDILTSATPVAPPQPEPEKEPTTTPVPKPVPTPPVTPPQPEPETEPTTTPVPKPVPKPPVTPSHPECEVADTVYGFNSNTGKPETSLTSSTDKPGFSVHDKQGNDTLDFSGFAQNQRINLAPDSRSSVGGLTDNVHISAQTLIENAKGGTGNDRITGNSADNVLTGGGGADILTGNGGFNTFTYHAASDSLRNNADLLMDFTTGQDKIDLSSLSENTQVKFNYVTQYSGQPGDTILTFNPKTNRYLLGVDLTGNGKTDFLIKSIRPIHSEDVIGLNFREDGYL; translated from the coding sequence ATGTCGTCCATTCGCGTTTATTGCCCGCCCGCAAAACCGCTTCCTGTGACAACCGGAACTTCCAAGTTACCCGCCAGTAACTCACCCTCCTCCGACCCTTCCAATGAAGTTGCCAAAAGCCTCACTCGAAGCAACTATAAAATAAAAGATCGCAATGGTGACGGACAAATAACGATCTCCTATACACTTAGCGAATTCAGCGAGGCCAAGAAAAGAGCATTCAGGCAGGCACTTCAGTCTTGGGAAGATGTTATAAAAGTCAAGTTTGTCGAAAATGGCAAAAATGCTGACACTCACCTGTCAGTTCGGGAAGTCTCAGGCGGGGGCGGTAGCGCTACGTTGCCAAATGCTTACGGCGCTCAGAGGATAGACATCGGAAAAAATGAAGGGGCTGGGCTACATGCGGCAATGGTCCACGAAATCGGACACACCTTGGGACTTGAGCATCCGGACCTTGACCTCCCTCAAAGCAGCGACGTCTATAGCACTATGAGTTATGGTTTCACCATGTTTCGCCCCTATGAAAACAGTAAAAACTCCTTCGTCGCGGACTCTTCCCAAACCCCGATGATGCACGATATTGCCGGCGCTCATCTGCGATACAAGGCCAACGACGAAACCCGTAAAGGCAATACGACCTACGGTTTCAACTCCAACACAGAGCGCGACCACTATACGTTGACTTCCCCCAACGACTTGCCGTTCTTTTGTGTCTGGGATAACGGCGGCGAGGACACTCTGGATTTTTCCGGTTTCAAAAAAAATCAAAGGATAAACTTGAACGCGGGAACACTCTCGGATGTCGGCGGCCGTGAGGGTAATGTATCAATTGCCAAGGGCGTTGTTATTGAAAACGCCATTGGCGGCTCCGGGCACGATGTGCTGATCGGCAATAATGTCAACAATCGCATGAGGGGAGGTGCTGGCGGCGACACGCTGACCGGTGGAGGTGGCGCAGATACGTTTGTATATAACAGTGTCAGCGACTCATCGGGTGAAAATCCCGATACACTCACAGACTTCACAAGTGGCATCGACAAGATTGATCTGTCAACTATGTTGAAAGATGCGGGCATCCAGAAACCCACGTTTGTTGACCGGCACACGGGGAAGAAAGGTGAACTGACGCTGGACTACGATGAGAGTATCAAGCGCTACAGGCTGACCATGAATGTAACTGGCGACCCCTATTCCATGCTGGTGATTCTGAGTGAAAAGCCCATAAAACCCGAGGATATTTTGACCAGTGCCACGCCAGTTGCGCCACCTCAACCAGAGCCTGAGAAAGAACCTACAACGACTCCAGTCCCCAAACCGGTACCCACGCCCCCGGTAACGCCACCTCAACCAGAGCCTGAGACAGAACCTACAACGACTCCAGTCCCCAAGCCGGTACCCAAGCCCCCAGTAACGCCTTCACATCCCGAGTGCGAGGTCGCCGACACTGTTTATGGCTTCAATTCCAATACCGGCAAGCCTGAAACCAGCCTTACCTCTTCCACCGACAAGCCCGGTTTCAGCGTGCACGACAAACAAGGCAATGACACGCTGGACTTCTCTGGCTTCGCGCAAAATCAGCGAATCAACCTGGCTCCGGATTCGCGTTCCAGCGTGGGTGGTTTGACTGACAACGTGCACATCAGCGCCCAAACCCTTATCGAAAACGCCAAAGGCGGCACAGGCAACGATCGTATTACCGGAAACAGTGCGGACAACGTCCTGACCGGAGGTGGCGGAGCCGACATTCTGACCGGAAACGGTGGCTTCAACACTTTCACTTATCATGCCGCCAGCGACTCGCTGCGCAACAACGCCGACTTGCTCATGGACTTCACCACAGGCCAGGACAAGATCGACTTGAGCAGCCTGAGCGAAAACACGCAGGTCAAGTTCAACTACGTCACTCAGTACAGCGGACAACCGGGCGATACCATCCTGACATTCAACCCAAAAACCAATAGGTACTTACTCGGTGTCGATTTGACGGGAAATGGCAAGACTGACTTTTTGATCAAAAGCATCCGACCGATCCACAGCGAGGATGTCATTGGTCTCAATTTCCGGGAAGATGGTTACCTCTGA
- a CDS encoding Gfo/Idh/MocA family protein, whose translation MRELGIGLIGTGFMGRAHALAFNNARTVFELPVQLKLAALADADTERARRCATAWGFAQAHGDWQALIEDPKVDVVAITTPNHLHYPMAMAAIAAGKAVYCEKPLAISLEQADAMRRAASSAGVVTRVGYNYQHNPMIVLARQMLARGELGQIISFQGEFSEDFMADPVSPWSWRCEVGHAGGALADLGSHLLSMARYLVGDVVSVCADTQTVHAQRPATQGSTDLKSIAVDDQVHALLRFANGARGTVSSSWLKHGYKNHLCFEISGTKGTLAFDQERLNELRLHRVGQDGFQRVLAGPALPGYAAFSPAAGHQLGYNELKTLEVQELIMALAGQGADGTDFEAAWEVERLATAIRVAALEERWVKVSAL comes from the coding sequence ATGCGTGAACTCGGAATCGGCTTGATCGGCACAGGCTTCATGGGCCGTGCCCACGCGTTGGCGTTCAATAATGCGCGCACAGTGTTCGAGTTGCCGGTACAGCTGAAGCTTGCTGCCCTGGCCGATGCCGACACCGAGCGCGCCCGACGCTGCGCAACGGCCTGGGGTTTTGCCCAGGCCCATGGCGATTGGCAGGCGCTGATCGAGGACCCCAAGGTCGATGTCGTGGCCATCACCACCCCCAACCACCTGCACTACCCCATGGCCATGGCCGCGATTGCGGCGGGCAAAGCGGTGTATTGCGAGAAACCCCTGGCCATCAGCCTGGAGCAAGCCGATGCCATGCGCCGTGCAGCCAGCAGCGCCGGGGTGGTGACGCGAGTGGGCTACAACTACCAGCACAACCCGATGATCGTGTTGGCGCGCCAGATGCTAGCCCGGGGTGAGCTGGGCCAGATCATCAGCTTCCAGGGTGAGTTCAGCGAAGACTTCATGGCCGACCCAGTCTCGCCGTGGTCGTGGCGCTGCGAAGTGGGCCACGCCGGTGGTGCTCTGGCTGACCTGGGCAGCCATTTGCTGTCGATGGCCCGTTACCTGGTGGGCGATGTGGTCAGTGTGTGTGCCGATACCCAGACCGTGCATGCTCAGCGCCCCGCTACCCAAGGCAGCACTGATTTGAAATCCATCGCCGTGGATGACCAGGTGCACGCCCTGCTGCGCTTCGCCAACGGTGCACGCGGCACGGTGAGCAGCAGCTGGCTCAAACACGGCTACAAAAACCACCTGTGCTTTGAGATAAGCGGCACCAAAGGTACCTTGGCATTCGATCAGGAGCGCTTGAATGAACTGCGCCTGCACCGCGTCGGCCAGGACGGCTTCCAACGCGTGCTGGCCGGCCCTGCGCTGCCCGGCTATGCGGCGTTCAGCCCGGCGGCGGGGCATCAGTTGGGCTACAACGAGTTGAAGACGCTGGAGGTGCAGGAGTTGATCATGGCGCTGGCGGGGCAAGGTGCGGATGGCACGGACTTCGAGGCTGCATGGGAGGTGGAGCGGTTGGCAACAGCGATTCGCGTAGCAGCCCTCGAAGAACGTTGGGTCAAGGTCAGCGCGCTTTAA
- a CDS encoding WD40/YVTN/BNR-like repeat-containing protein, whose amino-acid sequence MGWVVCRPRAARRVALLATALSLLAGAVLSTPVLAASDTSAAAVFAIQSPKAAKGLMIDVVHAGKRLVAVGDRGHILYSDDQGNTWTQAKVPTRQLLTAVFFVDDKQGWAVGHDAQILASSDGGATWTQQYEDLKREAPLLDVWFNDARHGLAVGAYGALIETTDGGTTWADVSDRLDNEDQFHLNAIARIKGAGLFIVGEQGSMFRSSDDGQTWEKLEGPYEGSLFGVISTAQPQTLLAYGLRGNLYRSTDFGSTWEQVELNATRGALEFGLSGATLLDDGAIVVVGNGGSVVVSHDDGQTFSVFNRPDRISLSAVTAAGNGNLILVGQGGVRVATPAGAELVKQ is encoded by the coding sequence ATGGGTTGGGTTGTTTGCCGCCCACGCGCCGCACGCAGGGTTGCGTTGCTGGCCACAGCGCTCTCGCTGCTTGCCGGTGCGGTGTTGTCTACGCCCGTGCTGGCCGCCAGCGATACCTCCGCCGCCGCGGTATTTGCGATTCAATCCCCCAAGGCCGCCAAAGGCTTGATGATCGATGTGGTTCACGCCGGCAAGCGCCTGGTGGCGGTCGGTGATCGTGGGCATATCCTGTATTCCGATGACCAGGGCAACACCTGGACCCAAGCCAAAGTCCCCACCCGGCAACTGCTCACGGCGGTGTTTTTCGTCGATGACAAACAGGGCTGGGCCGTCGGCCATGATGCGCAAATTCTTGCCAGTTCCGATGGCGGCGCCACTTGGACTCAGCAATATGAAGACCTCAAGCGCGAAGCGCCGCTACTCGATGTGTGGTTCAACGATGCCAGGCACGGACTGGCCGTCGGCGCCTACGGTGCGTTGATTGAAACCACCGACGGCGGCACCACCTGGGCCGACGTCAGTGACCGCCTCGATAACGAAGACCAGTTTCACCTCAACGCCATTGCCCGGATCAAGGGCGCCGGCCTGTTTATCGTCGGCGAACAGGGCAGCATGTTCCGCTCCAGCGACGATGGCCAAACCTGGGAGAAACTCGAAGGCCCCTACGAGGGCTCGTTGTTTGGCGTGATAAGTACGGCGCAGCCGCAGACCCTGCTGGCTTATGGCTTGCGCGGCAATCTCTACCGCTCCACGGATTTCGGCAGCACTTGGGAGCAGGTCGAACTCAATGCCACACGCGGTGCGCTTGAGTTCGGCCTGTCTGGCGCCACCTTGCTTGATGATGGCGCCATCGTCGTGGTCGGCAACGGTGGCAGCGTGGTGGTCAGTCATGACGACGGCCAGACGTTCAGCGTGTTCAATCGCCCGGACCGGATTTCACTCTCGGCAGTCACAGCCGCAGGCAATGGCAACTTGATTCTGGTGGGGCAGGGTGGCGTTCGTGTCGCCACGCCCGCCGGCGCCGAACTCGTAAAACAATAA